In a genomic window of Lycium ferocissimum isolate CSIRO_LF1 chromosome 9, AGI_CSIRO_Lferr_CH_V1, whole genome shotgun sequence:
- the LOC132029415 gene encoding NAC domain-containing protein 101-like encodes MAGHDVITQLPTGYRFLPTDEELVKHYLVNKVHYQPFPALLVKDINAKEFYSKSPDTLVKNMCGEGEWYFFIRQDEYFRGNIGKIRIVGNETGFWQCFGKEFPIYNSEGDVVGFKVNLKYCSGSAKKSTWTMEKYRLRSECGTHDNEMEEWVLGRIIRGKKKDYTNCL; translated from the exons ATGGCTGGACATGATGTGATCACACAATTACCAACTGGTTACAGATTTTTGCCCACTGATGAGGAGTTGGTTAAACATTACCTTGTCAACAAGGTTCATTATCAACCTTTTCCAGCTCTACTGGTTAAAGACATCAACGCAAAGGAATTTTACAGCAAATCTCCTGACACTCTTG TGAAAAATATGTGTGGCGAAGgagaatggtacttcttcatacGTCAAGATGAGTATTTTAGAGGAAATATAGGAAAAAttcggattgttggaaatgagaCAGGTTTTTGGCAATGCTTTGGAAAAGAATTTCCAATTTATAATTCAGAAGGAGATGTGGTTGGCTTCAAGGTTAATTTGAAATATTGTTCTGGATCGGCAAAGAAAAGTACTTGGACAATGGAAAAGTACCGTCTAAGATCTGAATGTGGCACTCATGACAACGAG ATGGAAGAATGGGTTCTTGGAAGAATTataagaggaaaaaagaaagattacACCAATTGTCTGTAG